In Hydractinia symbiolongicarpus strain clone_291-10 chromosome 13, HSymV2.1, whole genome shotgun sequence, a single genomic region encodes these proteins:
- the LOC130623929 gene encoding glycogen debranching enzyme-like has product MMENIQPLQLEEDKDYSTTLYRIEKGWTIRFALGSSLQGIDVQLFCNHPTTSEVEFDEKKYNELSWLTQTEYSLDLVDLYSDLKIHKAGVFKFYLQKNLHGKKTCICQGTFIVDPVLKLNCNQLHLDSIILQTVLTKCLGPFSQWKKRLQVAYETGYNMIHFTPIQELGSSNSSYSLKDHMKFGPSFSDGEAELTETALKKFINKIRQEWNMLSIIDVVWNHCANNCEWILKHPNAAYNLKNSPHLRPAFLVDRTLWYLNKDIMKGKLINNGILKSITTEQEIDFIRIALRKRLKLLRLCEFFQVDLKSELQKFMDADETFMKKEATPKIIQDPSYRRFGCHVNIDEIAHLCYMESNGIPTDKDTACRNFQKIIEKLNVEKATYVAKLEEKIIHNTAGHIRYHFLDDNGPKYGCVTKEHSIATRYFSYPFKDTSIKNDALLVDNGDAALIMAHNGWVMGGDALKNFAESDSSVYLCRELVAWGDSIKLRYGLKPDDSPYLWNLMKEYTEQMARIFHGFRLDNCHGTPIHVAEYLVSCARAINPDLYVIAELFTNSEELDNTFINRLGINSLIRENMGASSPRDLGRHVHRFGGDAVGSFLKTSSQPLRPSMAHAIFMDVTHDNPSLFESRTVFDILPSAALVLATASGAGSSRGYDELVPHHIHVVAENRLYQSWSPSSSCNGYVSMNQGILYAKKVLNKLHQDMRSNGFTQIYVDQATEEIAFVTRHAPHSHESYVIVAHSAFSTPAAKNYPSKANASCNIQVPPLKLEGTLDKIVFEAQLLDVGKTKFVRNAEFINGSMEYELQMQENIPIEQSKLVVLSGIDGHQEINFKHFLPGSVVIVKVLPTPKVKKSVQSLRHVLSLFSRPNYHILNDTTERFNIEPVDRIISKLSLADLNRVLYRCSNEEQDDGNGGGAYNIPRYGDVVYCGTQGFMSILSTVRQHNDLGHPICDNLRAGDWMTGYIANRLMYYDSTKPLGLWLASVFQYLKDLPRYLIPCYFEAILTGVHVSCLEQVFNLMSKFIQDGDSLVKSLSLGSVQMCGVTNSSKLPAVSKSVTNSSDQYLTMAAGLPHFSTGFMRCWGRDTFIALRGLLLVTGRFNEARNLILSFGGCMRHGLIPNLLAEGINARYNARDATWFWLQAVQDYSTMKKDGHMILNAHVVRMYPTDDAEAQVGIAQEVPLQDIVQEILERHFQGFAFRERNAGESLDRDMSSDGFVQSAGVDLQTGFVYGGSKENCGTWMDKMGSSVLAENKGHPATPRDGSAVELVGLCKSTLRWLIAMHDKGFYKYKEVTRKSHSGELMTWTYKEWDKKIYENFENKFFVGEGDSADVDKNLVHKRNIYKDSYKSTNGFTDYQLRPNVPIAMCVAPELFNVKHACAALQQIETHLLAPMGLATLDPDDWNYDGFYENDLDMKQFNKALGFNYHQGPEWTWVLGPFLRAKLLFAKKSGEDVEETSKQIYQMLSRHKRELSTSAWKGLPELTNQNGAYCGHSCPTQAWSMACLLEVLYDVKH; this is encoded by the exons ATGATGGAGAATATTCAACCTTTGCAATTAGAAGAGGATAAAGACTATAGTACTACACTGTATCGTATTGAAAAAG GTTGGACGATTCGGTTTGCATTGGGATCCAGTCTGCAAGGTATAGATGTTCAACTATTTTGCAACCATCCAACAACATCTGAAGTTGAATTTGATGAGAAAAAGTATAATGAATTGTCATGGTTAACACAGACCGAATATTCATTAGATTTAGTTGACTTATACTCCGATCTAAAAATACACAAAGCTGGTGTATTTAAGTTCTATTTGCAAAAGAATTTACATGGCAAAAAAACTTGCATCTGCCAAGGGACTTTTATTGTTGATCCTGTCCTGAAACTTAATTGCAATCAGTTGCACTTGGATAGTATAATTTTGCAAACGGTGTTGACAAAATGTCTTGGTCCATTTTCTCAGTGGAAAAAACGGCTTCAAGTTGCGTACGAAACAGGATACAATATGATTCATTTCACCCCAATACAAGAGCTAGGTTCATCAAACTCGTCGTATTCTTTGAAAGATCATATGAAGTTTGGTCCATCGTTTTCTGATGGTGAAGCTGAGTTAACAGAAACTGCCTTAAAAAAGTTCATCAACAAAATACGTCAAGAATGGAACATGCTCTCCATAATAGATGTAGTATGGAATCATTGCGCCAACAATTGTGAATGGATTTTAAAGCATCCCAACGCTGcctacaatttaaaaaattcacccCATTTACGTCCTGCCTTTCTTGTTGATCGCACATTGTGGTATCTAAACAAAGACATAATGAAGGGTAAACTTATAAACAATGGCATATTAAAATCCATAACAACAGAACAAGAGATTGATTTTATTAGAATCGCACTTAG GAAACGTTTGAAATTATTAAGGCTTTGTGAATTTTTTCAAGTTGATCTCAAAAGTGAACTACAAAAGTTTATGGATGCTGATGAG ACATTTATGAAGAAAGAAGCTACACCAAAGATTATTCAAGATCCTAGTTATAGAAGATTTGGTTGCCATGTCAATATTGATGAAATTGCACATTTGTGTTACATGGAAAG TAATGGAATTCCAACAGACAAAGATACTGCCTGtagaaatttccaaaaaattattgaaaaattaaatgttgAAAAAGCAACATATGTTGCCAAACTTGAAGAAAAGATAATTCATAATACGGCAGGTCATATTAGGTATCACTTTCTGGATGATAATGGACCTAAGTATGGTTGTGTAACAAAGGAACATTCAATAGCCACAAG atACTTCTCATACCCTTTCAAAGACACATCAATAAAAAACGATGCATTGCTAGTAGATAATGGCGATGCGGCTCTCATTATGGCTCATAATGGTTGGGTTATGGGTGGGGATGCGTTGAAGAACTTTGCTGAGTCTGATTCCAGTGTTTATCTATGCCGTGAGTTAGTGGCTTGGGGAGATAGCATTAAGTTGCGATATGGATTGAAGCCGGATGATTCTCCCTACTTGtggaatttaatgaaagagtaCACAGAGCAAATGGCAAG AATATTTCATGGTTTTCGATTGGATAATTGTCATGGCACACCCATTCATGTTGCTGAG TATCTTGTCTCATGTGCAAGGGCCATCAACCCAGATTTATATGTGATTGCTGAGTTGTTTACTAACAGTGAAGAATTAGATAATACATTTATCAACAGACTGGGAATTAACTCACTTATTAGAG AAAATATGGGTGCTAGTAGTCCACGTGATTTAGGTAGGCACGTGCATCGATTTGGTGGTGATGCAGTTgggtcatttttgaaaacatcatCCCAACCACTCCGTCCTTCAATGGCTCATGCTATTTTTATGGATGTTACCCATGACAACCCTTCGTTGTTTGAG TCTCGCACCGTGTTTGATATTTTACCAAGTGCTGCGTTAGTCTTGGCAACAGCATCTGGTGCAGGAAGTAGTCGGGGTTATGATGAATTGGTGCCACATCAT ataCATGTTGTGGCGGAGAACAGGTTATACCAATCTTGGTCTCCTTCTTCATCATGCAATGGTTATGTGTCAATGAACCAAGGAATACTATATgctaaaaaggttttaaataaaCTTCATCAGGACATGAGAAGTAATGGCTTCACTCAG ATATACGTTGACCAAgcaactgaagaaatagctttcGTAACCCGACACGCACCACATTCACATGAAAGCTACGTCATTGTAGCACATTCTGCTTTTTCTACTCCTGCTGCAAAAAATTATCCAAGTAAAGCGAATGCTAGTTGCAATATACAAGTTCCACCATTAAAGTTAGAAG GTACATTGGACAAGATAGTTTTTGAGGCACAGCTACTTGATGTGGGGAAGACAAAGTTTGTCCGCAATGCTGAATTTATCAATGGTAGCATGGAATATGAATTGCAAATGCAGGAGAACATTCCCATTGAGCAATCTAAG cttGTTGTATTGTCTGGCATTGAtggacaccaagaaatcaattttaaacattttttgcctggtagtgttgttattgttaaagtGTTGCCGACCCCAAAAGTGAAGAAGTCTGTGCAGTCTTTAAG ACATGTTTTGTCTTTATTCTCACGTCCAAATTATCATATTCTAAACGATACTACAGAAAGGTTCAACATTGAACCAGTGGATAGGATAATTTCCAAGCTTTCATTAGCCGACTTGAATCGTGTATTATATCGATGCAGCAATGAAGAACAGGATGATGGAAATGGTGGCGGTGCGTATAACATTCCACGGTATGGCGATGTCGTCTATTGTGGTACTCAAG GTTTTATGTCTATCTTATCAACTGTTCGTCAACACAATGACCTTGGTCATCCCATATGTGACAATCTGCGTGCTGGAGACTGGATGACAGGGTATATTGCAAACCGATTGATGTATTATGATTCAACAAAACCACTCGGTTTATGGTTAGCTTCAGTGTTTCAATATTTAAAAGATTTGCCTCGCTATCTCATTCCGTGTTACTTTGAGGCGATTTTAACAGGCGTACATGTAAGTTGTTTGGAACAAGTTTTCAATCTGATGTCAAA ATTCATTCAAGATGGAGACAGTCTTGTTAAATCTTTATCACTTGGTTCAGTTCAAATGTGTGGTGTAACAAACTCATCCAAACTTCCGGCAGTTTCCAAATCAGTTACAAACTCCAGTGATCAGTATCTGACCATGGCAGCTGGCTTGCCACATTTTTCAACCGGATTCATGAGGTGTTGGGGTCGTGATACTTTTATAGCTTTGCGGGGGTTGTTACTTGTGACGGGAAGATTTAATGAAGCGAG AAACCTAATTTTATCGTTTGGTGGCTGCATGAGACATGGTCTTATTCCCAACTTATTAGCTGAAGGGATTAACGCCCGATATAACGCCCGTGACGCCACTTGGTTTTGGTTGCAAGCTGTTCAAGATTATTCAACCATGAAGAAGGACGGGCATATGATTTTGAATGCTCATGTTGTTCGAATGTATCCCACGGATGATGCTGAAGCGCAAGTGGGAATAGCACAG gaaGTTCCATTGCAAGATATCGTACAAGAAATTTTAGAGCGCCATTTTCAAGGTTTCGCTTTTCGCGAGCGTAATGCTGGCGAATCGCTCGATCGCGACATGAGTAGCGATGGTTTTGTACAGTCCGCTGGAGTCGATCTACAAACAGGTTTTGTTTACGGTGGGAGTAAAGAAAACTGTGGAACGTGGATGGATAAGATGGGAAGTTCTGTTTTGGCTGAAAACAAAGGTCATCCTGCAACTCCCAG AGATGGAAGTGCCGTCGAGTTGGTAGGCTTATGCAAGTCCACTCTAAGATGGTTGATTGCAATGCACGACAAAGGGTTTTATAAGTATAAAGAAGTCACAAGAAAAAGTCATTCAG GTGAGTTGATGACGTGGACATATAAAGAATGGGACAAAAAGATTTATGAGAACTTCGAGAATAAGTTTTTTGTTGGTGAAGGAGACTCTGCTGACGTCGACAAAAATTTGGTCCACAAAAGAAACATATATAAAGATAGTTATAAATCAACGAATGGATTTACAGATTACCAGTTGAGACCAAACGTGCCGATTGCGATGTGTGTG GCTCCTGAATTATTCAACGTAAAGCACGCGTGTGCGGCTTTACAACAGATTGAAACTCATTTACTTGCGCCCATGGGATTAGCTACGCTCGATCCGGa TGACTGGAATTATGATGGTTTTTACGAGAACGATTTGGATATGAAGCAGTTCAATAAAGCGTTAGGATTCAACTATCATCAAGGACCA GAATGGACTTGGGTGCTGGGACCCTTTCTTCGAGCCAAACttcttttcgcaaaaaaatcTGGAGAAGACGTCGAGGAAACGAGCAAGCAAATATATCAAATGTTGTCGCGACATAAAAGAGAACTGTCGACGTCAGCATGGAAAGGGTTACCTGAACTGACCAATCAGAATGGTGCTTATTGCGGCCACAGTTGTCCTACACAGGCGTGGTCGATGGCGTGCTTGTTGGAGGTGTTGTATGATGTGAAACATTGA